From one Acidibrevibacterium fodinaquatile genomic stretch:
- a CDS encoding response regulator transcription factor produces the protein MAADSEAKPETARANILLVEDDLELAAEIVADLRARGYAVSHGATGLAGQAQAHEGRFDLLILDRMLPERDGLTVLEALRSAGIRTPVLLLSALGAVDERVAGLKAGGDDYLVKPFAFVELAARIEALLRRPPPSLETVLRVGPLVLDLIGRTARRGEREVELLPTEFKLLDYLMRHVGQVVTRGMLLEDVWHYRFLPHTNVVDVHIGKLRRKLDAAGEAPMLHSIRGAGFMLRPPMDV, from the coding sequence ATGGCGGCCGATAGCGAGGCCAAACCAGAAACGGCCAGGGCGAACATATTGCTGGTCGAGGATGATCTCGAACTGGCGGCCGAGATCGTCGCCGATCTCCGCGCCCGGGGCTACGCGGTAAGCCATGGCGCAACCGGCCTCGCCGGACAGGCACAGGCGCATGAGGGCCGGTTCGACCTGCTGATTCTCGACCGCATGCTGCCCGAGCGCGATGGGCTCACCGTTCTCGAGGCGCTGCGCTCGGCCGGGATCCGCACTCCGGTCCTGCTTCTGAGCGCACTCGGGGCGGTCGATGAGCGGGTCGCCGGGCTGAAAGCGGGCGGTGATGATTATCTCGTCAAGCCGTTCGCGTTCGTCGAACTCGCCGCCCGCATCGAGGCGCTGCTCCGCCGTCCGCCGCCCTCGTTGGAGACCGTGCTGCGGGTCGGCCCGCTGGTGCTCGACCTCATCGGCCGCACCGCGCGGCGCGGCGAGCGCGAGGTTGAATTGCTGCCGACCGAGTTCAAGCTGCTCGACTATCTGATGCGCCATGTCGGCCAGGTGGTGACGCGGGGCATGCTGCTCGAGGATGTCTGGCATTATCGCTTCCTGCCGCACACCAATGTCGTCGATGTTCATATCGGCAAGCTCCGCCGCAAGCTCGATGCCGCGGGCGAGGCGCCGATGCTGCACAGCATCCGCGGCGCCGGCTTCATGCTGCGCCCGCCGATGGACGTCTAG
- a CDS encoding sensor histidine kinase, whose protein sequence is MQTNGARQALLPEIARTAAFRLALGFVAAFAASILLLFLFIYWQTAVVETRRIDGVLLHDAAAAAATSPAELELMLGPRLSQDLHRLTFAALFDADGHPLAGNLANIPPDLPRDGRPHRTRLRVDNGNGGQDEAVRAVIRTLPSGETFVIARSVGDLQQLRRTVQRALGLSVIPATLLALAAGIFLSLRALRRVKDVHETMARILSGDLHERLPIRGTGDDFDRLSDGVNRMLDEIGRLLDQLKGIGNDIAHDLRTPLTRVRARLERARDAGFETVGAAADASRREALQDAIDRAIVGLDQTLGIITALLRIGEIEARRRRSGFAAVDLAGIAREIEELYRPIAEEQEIRFEVAIEAVAPVFADRDLLLEAIANLVGNAIKFTPAGGTVRLALLAGPEGPRVRVSDTGPGIALAERGEVFKRFYRADKSRHIEGSGLGLSLVAAIVDLHGFTLTLGDAYPGCVFELLCQPPPPP, encoded by the coding sequence TTGCAAACGAACGGTGCACGCCAAGCGCTGCTTCCCGAGATCGCCCGCACCGCCGCCTTCCGCCTCGCACTTGGCTTCGTCGCCGCCTTCGCCGCCTCCATCCTGCTGCTGTTTTTGTTCATCTATTGGCAAACGGCCGTGGTCGAGACCCGCCGGATCGACGGCGTCCTGCTGCACGACGCCGCCGCCGCTGCCGCAACGTCACCGGCAGAGCTCGAACTCATGCTCGGGCCGCGATTGTCGCAAGATCTGCATCGCCTGACCTTCGCCGCCCTGTTCGATGCCGACGGCCATCCGCTCGCTGGCAACCTCGCCAACATACCGCCCGACCTGCCGCGCGACGGCCGGCCTCATCGCACGCGGCTCCGCGTCGATAACGGCAATGGTGGGCAGGATGAGGCGGTGCGCGCCGTCATCCGCACGCTTCCCTCCGGCGAAACCTTCGTGATCGCGCGGAGCGTCGGCGATCTTCAGCAACTGCGCCGCACCGTGCAGCGCGCGCTCGGGCTCAGCGTCATCCCGGCGACGCTGCTTGCGCTCGCCGCCGGGATTTTCCTCAGCCTGCGCGCGCTCCGCCGGGTCAAGGACGTGCATGAAACCATGGCCCGCATCCTCTCCGGCGATCTGCACGAGCGCTTGCCGATCCGCGGCACCGGCGATGATTTCGATCGCCTGAGCGACGGCGTCAACCGCATGCTGGACGAGATCGGGCGGCTGCTCGATCAGCTCAAGGGCATCGGCAACGATATCGCTCACGATTTGCGCACCCCGCTCACCCGGGTGCGGGCGCGGCTGGAGCGGGCGCGCGATGCCGGCTTCGAGACGGTTGGCGCGGCGGCGGACGCCAGCCGCCGCGAGGCGCTGCAGGACGCGATCGACCGCGCCATTGTCGGGCTCGATCAGACGCTCGGCATCATCACCGCCCTCCTCAGGATCGGCGAGATCGAGGCGCGGCGGCGGCGCAGCGGTTTCGCCGCGGTTGACCTCGCCGGCATCGCCCGCGAAATCGAGGAGCTTTACCGGCCGATCGCCGAGGAACAGGAAATCCGCTTCGAGGTCGCGATCGAGGCGGTTGCGCCGGTTTTCGCCGACCGCGATCTCCTGCTCGAGGCGATCGCCAATCTCGTCGGCAACGCCATCAAGTTCACCCCGGCCGGCGGCACCGTGCGGCTTGCGTTGCTCGCAGGGCCGGAGGGGCCGCGGGTCCGGGTCAGCGATACCGGGCCCGGCATCGCGCTTGCCGAGCGCGGCGAGGTGTTCAAGCGCTTTTACCGCGCCGACAAAAGCCGCCATATCGAGGGCAGCGGCCTCGGGCTCAGCCTGGTCGCCGCGATCGTCGATCTGCATGGCTTCACGCTCACCCTCGGCGATGCCTATCCCGGCTGCGTCTTCGAACTCCTCTGCCAGCCGCCGCCGCCGCCCTGA
- the recQ gene encoding DNA helicase RecQ: MSPDSPTTILRSIFGFPQFRGLQEEAVRHVIAGGDALVLMPTGGGKSLCYQVPALCRRGTAIVISPLIALMDDQVAALRQLGVSAAALHSECDPMAARETAAALARDGLDLLYVSPERLLGGLIERLEARRIALFAIDEAHCVSQWGHDFRPEYRALACLAARFPGVPRIALTATADQRTRADILASLAMPEARTFVASFHRPNLFLAARPKERPRAQLAALLARHQDASGIVYCGSRARTEQVAARLGADGVPAVVFHAGLARAEKEAALRRFRAGEAVVMVATIAFGMGIDRPDVRFVAHLDMPDSPEAYYQQIGRAGRDGEPAEALLLYGIEDIARARHFLARSQAPQSQIPALRARLETMIGLAETGSCRTQTLLACFDERLEGPCGHCDNCLAPRPALDATVPAQQLLSAVYRTGQRFGLRHVVAVLRGEASEAVRRHGHDRLALFAIGRERSAEFWHSVGRAMIAAGALVMGEGYATLALDAGVARPYLRGERIVRIHAPTQAAPAGLAPAGLAPAGLAPAGLALAPARSKGEGALFERLRAWRKQTADAQNLPPYLIFHDVTLHEIATLKPATLAALAQVRGVGAAKLQRYGKALLAALSPG; encoded by the coding sequence ATGTCCCCCGATTCGCCGACCACGATTCTTCGCAGCATTTTCGGATTTCCGCAGTTTCGCGGGCTTCAGGAAGAGGCTGTGCGCCATGTCATCGCCGGCGGCGATGCCCTGGTCCTGATGCCGACCGGGGGCGGCAAGAGTCTCTGTTATCAGGTGCCGGCGCTTTGCCGCCGCGGCACCGCGATCGTCATCTCGCCGCTGATCGCGCTGATGGATGACCAGGTCGCGGCGTTACGCCAGCTCGGCGTCAGCGCCGCGGCGCTGCATTCCGAATGTGACCCGATGGCCGCGCGCGAGACCGCGGCGGCGCTCGCGCGAGACGGCCTCGATCTCCTCTACGTGTCGCCCGAACGGCTGCTCGGCGGCCTGATCGAGCGGCTCGAAGCGCGCCGGATCGCGCTGTTTGCCATCGACGAAGCGCATTGCGTCTCGCAATGGGGGCATGATTTCCGCCCGGAATACCGCGCGCTTGCCTGCCTTGCCGCGCGCTTTCCCGGCGTGCCCCGGATCGCGCTGACCGCAACCGCCGACCAGCGCACCCGCGCCGATATTCTCGCCAGCCTCGCGATGCCGGAGGCGCGCACCTTCGTCGCCAGCTTCCATCGCCCCAATCTCTTTCTCGCCGCCCGCCCGAAGGAGCGCCCGCGCGCCCAGCTCGCCGCCCTGCTTGCCCGCCACCAGGACGCGAGCGGGATCGTCTATTGCGGCTCGCGCGCCCGCACCGAGCAGGTCGCGGCGCGGCTCGGCGCCGATGGCGTCCCGGCGGTGGTCTTTCATGCCGGCCTCGCGCGCGCTGAAAAAGAGGCGGCGCTGCGGCGTTTTCGCGCCGGCGAAGCGGTGGTGATGGTGGCGACCATCGCCTTCGGCATGGGGATCGACCGGCCGGATGTGCGGTTCGTCGCCCATCTCGACATGCCCGACAGCCCCGAGGCCTATTACCAGCAGATCGGCCGCGCCGGCCGCGATGGCGAGCCGGCCGAGGCGCTGCTGCTTTACGGGATCGAGGACATCGCCCGGGCGCGCCATTTTCTCGCCCGCTCGCAAGCGCCGCAGAGCCAGATCCCGGCGCTCAGGGCGCGGCTCGAGACGATGATCGGCCTCGCCGAGACCGGCTCCTGCCGGACGCAAACGCTGCTCGCCTGTTTCGACGAGCGCCTTGAAGGCCCGTGCGGCCATTGCGATAATTGCCTCGCGCCGCGCCCGGCGCTGGACGCGACGGTTCCGGCGCAGCAACTGCTCTCGGCGGTCTATCGCACCGGTCAGCGCTTTGGTCTGCGCCACGTGGTCGCGGTGCTGCGTGGTGAGGCGAGTGAGGCGGTGCGCCGGCATGGCCATGACCGGCTGGCGCTGTTTGCGATCGGCCGCGAGCGATCGGCGGAATTCTGGCACAGCGTCGGGCGGGCGATGATCGCCGCCGGCGCCCTGGTGATGGGCGAAGGCTATGCGACGCTCGCGCTCGATGCCGGCGTCGCGCGGCCTTATCTGCGCGGCGAGCGGATCGTTCGCATCCATGCGCCGACGCAAGCGGCCCCCGCTGGTCTTGCCCCCGCTGGACTTGCCCCCGCTGGACTTGCCCCCGCTGGTCTTGCACTGGCGCCGGCGCGCAGCAAGGGCGAAGGGGCGCTGTTCGAACGGCTACGCGCCTGGCGCAAGCAAACGGCCGATGCCCAAAATCTGCCGCCTTATCTCATCTTCCATGACGTGACGCTGCACGAGATCGCCACGCTGAAACCCGCGACGCTCGCCGCGCTGGCGCAGGTCCGAGGCGTCGGCGCCGCCAAATTGCAGCGCTACGGCAAGGCATTGCTGGCCGCTTTGAGCCCCGGCTGA
- a CDS encoding ABC transporter ATP-binding protein has protein sequence MTGLLEVSDLDVRYGASQILFGVGFTLAAGQTLALLGRNGAGKSTTMKALAGLLPARKGSMRLAGRDVTGAPPYRLARLGLAYVPEDRQVFAAHTVEDNLLIAQKPGPEGETAWTLTRIWESFPLLVPLRRRPAGRLSGGEQQMLAIARALIGNPKILLLDEPSEGLAPLVVASIAHLLRDLRAQGATILLAEQNLHFCLSIASDALIIDKGQIVYRDTVAGLNANHEIRSRYLAL, from the coding sequence ATGACGGGTCTGCTCGAAGTCAGCGACCTCGATGTTCGTTATGGCGCAAGCCAGATTCTGTTTGGCGTCGGCTTCACCCTCGCCGCGGGCCAGACGCTGGCCCTCCTTGGCCGCAATGGCGCCGGCAAATCGACGACGATGAAGGCGCTGGCAGGGCTCTTGCCGGCCCGCAAGGGGAGCATGCGGCTCGCCGGCCGCGATGTCACCGGTGCGCCTCCCTATCGTCTGGCGCGCCTCGGCCTTGCCTATGTCCCCGAAGACCGGCAGGTTTTCGCGGCCCACACGGTCGAGGACAATCTCCTGATCGCTCAGAAGCCCGGCCCCGAGGGTGAGACGGCGTGGACGCTCACGCGGATTTGGGAGAGTTTTCCCCTCCTCGTGCCACTTCGCCGCCGCCCAGCGGGACGGCTTTCGGGCGGCGAGCAGCAAATGCTCGCGATCGCCCGCGCCTTGATCGGCAATCCGAAAATCCTGCTGCTCGATGAGCCGAGCGAAGGGCTGGCCCCCTTGGTCGTCGCGAGCATCGCGCACTTGCTGCGCGATCTTCGCGCGCAAGGCGCAACGATCCTGCTCGCCGAGCAGAATTTGCATTTCTGCCTCTCGATCGCAAGCGATGCCCTGATCATTGACAAAGGCCAGATCGTCTACCGTGACACCGTCGCCGGCCTTAATGCAAACCACGAGATCCGCAGCCGCTATCTCGCACTGTAG
- a CDS encoding ABC transporter ATP-binding protein, whose protein sequence is MTLAVRNLTKRFGGVAAIDDVTLEFPAGSLSAVIGPNGAGKSTFFNLISGAITPDGGEVLVDGEDITGRGQAWIVRRGLGRAFQVAQFFPTMTVRENLMAAVAAHRGQWGNLARRFPPPGARARAGEIAAMLGLVESADRVAATLSHGDQKLLDIALALALEPKILLLDEPTAGMGPEERARMIERVQHLWAEQKLTLVFIEHDMDIVFRIAERVAVLCYGRLLAAGTPAAIRADPAVIAAYLGTEAQTP, encoded by the coding sequence ATGACGCTCGCGGTACGCAACCTCACCAAGCGCTTTGGCGGCGTCGCCGCCATCGATGATGTGACGCTGGAATTTCCTGCCGGGTCACTTTCGGCGGTGATCGGGCCGAACGGCGCCGGCAAGAGCACTTTCTTCAACCTCATCTCCGGCGCGATCACGCCCGACGGCGGCGAGGTTCTGGTCGATGGCGAGGACATCACCGGGCGCGGCCAAGCTTGGATCGTGCGGCGTGGCCTCGGGCGCGCGTTTCAGGTCGCGCAATTTTTCCCGACCATGACGGTGCGCGAAAATCTCATGGCCGCGGTCGCTGCCCATCGCGGCCAATGGGGCAACCTCGCGCGGCGCTTTCCCCCACCCGGCGCGCGGGCGCGCGCCGGTGAAATCGCCGCGATGCTCGGTCTCGTCGAAAGCGCCGATCGCGTGGCGGCGACCTTGTCGCATGGTGATCAAAAACTGCTCGATATCGCGTTGGCGCTGGCGCTCGAGCCGAAGATCCTTCTCCTCGATGAGCCGACGGCGGGGATGGGACCGGAAGAACGCGCGCGCATGATCGAGCGGGTGCAGCATCTCTGGGCCGAGCAGAAGCTGACGCTGGTCTTTATCGAGCACGACATGGACATCGTCTTTCGTATCGCCGAGCGTGTGGCCGTGCTGTGCTACGGCCGGCTTTTGGCAGCGGGAACACCGGCGGCCATTCGCGCCGATCCCGCCGTGATCGCGGCCTATCTCGGCACCGAGGCGCAGACGCCATGA
- a CDS encoding branched-chain amino acid ABC transporter permease produces MTAFWRDAGLALGVLLLLLFVPFVFSSPAFEDFIIRLSALALFATSLNLLIGASGMISFGHGMFYGFGAYAFALLMQRTTLSLLPAALLTLLLTALAALLVGALCIRLKTIYFAFVTLAIQMLFYSVIISWESLTGGDQGLRGGIPRRVIAGLDLNHQIHLYQVCAVLLIVGLLAMRHVTASPFGMTLRMIRDNEARTAFLGIPLWRPKLAIFVLAAVFAALGGMLASLFVSGAYPELADWPISGQAIFAVMLGGIESFLGPLAGSAILLALNDVFTRLTEYHGLVQGGVILLFALGLRRGLLDFLRARGDAASP; encoded by the coding sequence ATGACGGCATTTTGGCGCGACGCCGGGCTGGCGCTTGGCGTGCTTCTTCTTTTGCTTTTCGTACCGTTCGTCTTCTCAAGCCCCGCTTTCGAGGATTTCATCATCCGCCTCAGCGCGCTCGCGCTTTTTGCGACCTCGCTCAATCTCCTGATCGGGGCGAGCGGCATGATCTCCTTCGGCCATGGCATGTTTTATGGCTTCGGCGCCTATGCCTTCGCCCTTCTCATGCAGCGGACGACGCTGTCGCTATTACCGGCCGCTTTGCTTACCCTGTTGCTCACCGCGCTGGCAGCCCTTCTCGTCGGCGCGCTCTGCATCCGTCTCAAAACCATCTATTTCGCCTTTGTGACCTTGGCGATCCAGATGCTGTTTTACAGCGTGATCATCTCCTGGGAGAGTCTGACCGGCGGTGATCAAGGGTTACGCGGCGGCATCCCGCGCCGCGTCATCGCCGGTCTCGATCTCAATCATCAAATCCATCTTTATCAGGTTTGCGCGGTTCTTCTGATCGTCGGCCTCCTTGCCATGCGCCATGTCACCGCGAGCCCGTTCGGCATGACGCTGCGCATGATCAGGGATAATGAAGCGCGCACGGCGTTTCTTGGTATTCCGCTTTGGCGCCCCAAACTTGCTATCTTCGTTCTCGCCGCGGTGTTTGCCGCGCTCGGTGGTATGCTCGCGAGCCTTTTCGTCTCCGGCGCCTATCCCGAACTTGCCGATTGGCCGATTTCCGGCCAGGCGATCTTCGCCGTTATGCTCGGCGGCATCGAGAGCTTTCTCGGCCCGCTGGCGGGAAGCGCAATTCTGCTCGCCCTCAACGACGTTTTCACTCGCCTCACGGAATATCACGGCCTCGTGCAAGGCGGCGTGATTTTGCTCTTTGCGCTCGGGCTGCGCCGCGGGCTGCTCGATTTCCTGCGCGCGCGTGGCGATGCGGCATCGCCATGA
- a CDS encoding branched-chain amino acid ABC transporter permease: MDLEALAACLASSACVVTQTTSGLIVGLLLFLVAAGLTLIFGVLKIVNFAHGTFYMLGAYIAYSVVRASGSYGLAVLAAGAAMAVFGIAFERLLIARVYGGNVLMQLLICYAVVLIFDDLVKMIWGADFHAMGMPDAFQRAPIFIAGGVVPPFYAGLIAISLCLAALLGLGLGLTRIGKIITAAADNPQMVSALGINTTALFALVFGLGGGLAGLAGALAAPVRSLSPGMGFSILIESFIITVIGGMGSIAGALLAAIGIGLLRGFGTIGFPLFTDGLIYGAMILVLLLRPSGLFGREMV; encoded by the coding sequence ATGGACCTTGAAGCGCTTGCGGCCTGTCTTGCAAGTTCGGCGTGTGTGGTCACACAAACCACCAGTGGCCTAATCGTCGGCTTGCTGCTGTTTCTCGTCGCCGCTGGCCTCACGCTGATTTTCGGGGTTCTGAAAATCGTCAATTTTGCGCATGGCACATTTTACATGCTCGGCGCCTATATCGCCTATTCCGTCGTGCGGGCGAGCGGCAGCTATGGGCTTGCGGTGCTCGCGGCGGGGGCGGCGATGGCGGTGTTTGGGATCGCCTTCGAACGTCTTCTGATCGCCCGCGTCTATGGTGGCAACGTGCTCATGCAGTTGCTGATCTGTTATGCTGTGGTGTTGATTTTCGACGATCTGGTAAAAATGATTTGGGGCGCGGATTTTCATGCCATGGGTATGCCCGACGCCTTCCAAAGAGCGCCGATCTTCATCGCCGGCGGCGTCGTGCCGCCGTTTTATGCTGGGCTGATCGCGATCTCTTTGTGCCTTGCGGCTTTGCTCGGCCTTGGTCTCGGGCTCACCCGGATCGGCAAGATCATCACCGCGGCCGCCGACAACCCGCAGATGGTCTCAGCACTCGGCATCAACACGACGGCGCTTTTCGCTCTGGTATTTGGCCTCGGCGGCGGGCTCGCGGGGCTGGCTGGGGCGCTTGCCGCCCCCGTGCGTTCGCTCTCACCGGGGATGGGATTTTCGATTTTGATCGAGAGCTTCATCATCACCGTGATCGGCGGTATGGGCTCGATCGCCGGCGCCCTGCTTGCCGCGATTGGGATCGGGCTGTTGCGCGGCTTTGGAACGATTGGCTTTCCGCTCTTTACCGATGGGCTGATCTATGGCGCGATGATTCTCGTTCTTTTGCTGCGGCCGAGCGGTTTGTTTGGCCGCGAGATGGTATGA